A single Pyxicephalus adspersus chromosome 8, UCB_Pads_2.0, whole genome shotgun sequence DNA region contains:
- the SOX10 gene encoding transcription factor SOX-10, translated as MSDDQSLSEVDMSPVGSEDPSLTPEPLASHSHSGPDDDDDDEGKVKKEHDSEDERFPVCIREAVSQVLSGYDWTLVPMPVRVNGGNKSKPHVKRPMNAFMVWAQAARRKLADQYPHLHNAELSKTLGKLWRLLNENDKRPFIEEAERLRMQHKKDHPDYKYQPRRRKNGKPTSGEGDGSSETEGGAASIQAHYKNSHLDHRHGSPMSDGNSEHSTGQSHGPPTPPTTPKTELQAGKSEGKRDGSRSLAEGGKPHIDFGNVDIGEISHDVMSNMETFDVNEFDQYLPPNGHAAHASHIGGYTSSYGLSGALAAGPSAWALAKQHAPTVADSKAQVKTESSTTSHYTEQPSTSQLTYTSLGLPHYGSAFPSISRPQFDYSDHQPSSSYYSHSSQASGLYSAFSYMGPPQRPLYTAISDSPSVAPSHSPTHWEQPVYTTLSRP; from the exons ATGAGTGACGATCAGAGTCTGTCAGAAGTTGACATGAGCCCTGTTGGGTCTGAGGATCCCTCCTTAACACCTGAACCTTTGGCATCCCATTCCCACTCTGGCCCagatgacgatgatgatgatgaaggaaaagtgaaaaaagaacatGATTCTGAAGATGAAAGATTTCCTGTCTGCATTCGTGAAGCTGTCTCCCAGGTTCTGAGCGGTTATGACTGGACATTAGTCCCTATGCCAGTCAGGGTCAATGGTGGCAATAAATCTAAACCTCATGTGAAGCGGCCCATGAATGCTTTCATGGTATGGGCTCAAGCTGCCCGTCGAAAGTTGGCTGACCAGTATCCACATCTTCACAATGCAGAGCTAAGCAAGACATTGGGAAAGCTTTGGAG attacTAAATGAGAATGATAAAAGACCCTTCATAGAAGAAGCAGAAAGATTGAGAATGCAACACAAGAAGGACCATCCAGATTATAAGTACCAGCCTCGTAGAAGGAAGAATGGAAAACCCACATCTGGTGAGGGAGATGGATCCTCAGAAACTGAAGGGGGTGCTGCCTCCATACAGGCACACTACAAAAACTCACACCTGGACCATAGACATGGCTCCCCTATGTCAGATGGGAATTCAGAACACTCAACAG gccaAAGTCATGGTCCTCCCACTCCACCAACAACACCAAAAACAGAACTTCAAGCAGGAAAATCTGAGGGCAAGAGGGATGGCTCTCGATCTCTGGCAGAAGGAGGGAAACCCCACATTGATTTTGGCAATGTAGATATTGGGGAAATAAGCCACGACGTCATGTCCAACATGGAGACATTTGACGTCAATGAATTTGATCAGTACCTTCCACCCAATGGTCATGCTGCACACGCAAGCCACATTGGGGGTTACACCTCCAGCTATGGCCTCAGTGGAGCTCTGGCTGCCGGTCCCTCTGCTTGGGCTCTTGCAAAGCAACATGCTCCAACTGTCGCAGACTCAAAGGCTCAAGTGAAGACAGAAAGTTCAACCACAAGCCATTATACAGAGCAGCCGTCAACATCTCAGCTGACCTACACTTCACTGGGGCTGCCTCATTATGGCTCAGCATTTCCTTCCATCTCCAGACCACAGTTTGACTACTCAGACCACCAACCATCAAGTTCCTATTACAGCCATTCAAGTCAAGCCTCTGGCCTCTATTCAGCATTCTCGTATATGGGCCCTCCTCAACGTCCACTTTACACTGCAATCTCTGATTCTCCTAGTGTGGCTCCATCACATAGCCCAACACATTGGGAACAGCCAGTGTATACCACGCTGTCAAGACCCTGA